The Podospora pseudopauciseta strain CBS 411.78 chromosome 2 map unlocalized CBS411.78m_2, whole genome shotgun sequence genome has a window encoding:
- a CDS encoding uncharacterized protein (MEROPS:MER0094876; EggNog:ENOG503NVWF; COG:E) — protein MVLTTASVYPSKGGHQFMPWPSRRSVVHSTKGVVACSQPLAARCGLEILRKGGNAADAAVAVAAGINMTEPCQTGIGGDMFCLFYDAKTKKVSALNGSGRAGGKCTLETIRGSLGLGGADEEGKIPMSSVHAVTVPGAAAGWVDTVERFGSGKLSLEDILGPAIQLGEEGFPVHEQTATIWAQGEQSLRDASPNFREMLKADPNAPDGVRAPKAGDIIKLPNLAKTFRALAAEGKKGFYTGRIAEEIVKVTTSLGGHLTLEDLEHHLTTGSEPVEPISLKFTGQGAGKAENAGIEVWEHPPNGQGIVALMALGILQQLELSGKIPTWTEKDHNTAPYLHAIIESLRIAFSDANWFLADPNVSDVPTAGLLSPEYLSERAKLFSPTKSTPELIPHGSPALRSSDTVYFAVSDSEGNAISFINSNYGGFGTGIIPAGCGFTLQNRGANFSLDPKHPNVLAPRKRPYHTIIPGLVTNINDGSLHSVFGVMGGFMQPQGHVQTLLGQIVGGLNPQQALDAPRVCIGAGMPENGKVYDMRVYVEEGMPEETIRGLEELGHQVTLVRATPGDKWQSRSLFGRGQIIRWTVDSVEENRGVWSAGSDMRGDGGAYPA, from the exons ATGGTTCTTACCACAGCGTCGGTTTATCCTTCCAAGGGTGGGCATCAGTTCATGCCTTGGCCTTCCCGGCGCAGTGTGGTTCATAGCACcaagggggttgttgcttgCTCTCAGCCCTTGGCGGCGAGGTGCGGGTTGGAGATTttgagaaagggggggaatgCTGCT gatgctgctgtggcggTCGCTGCGGGGATTAACATGACCGAGCCATGCCAGACGGGCATTGGAGGGGATATGTTTTGTCTGTTTTATGACGCCAAAACGAAAAAGGTGTCGGCGTTGAACGGCTCGGGGAGGGCAGGCGGGAAATGCACGCTTGAGACAATCAgagggagtttggggttgggtggagcggatgaggaggggaagattCCGATGAGTAGTGTCCATGCTGTTACTGTGcctggggcggcggcggggtggGTTGATACTGTTGAGAGGTTTGGGAGTGGAAAGCTGAGTTTGGAGGATATTTTGGGACCGGCGATAcagctgggggaggaggggttccCGGTTCATGAGCAGACGGCTACCAtt TGGGCTCAAGGAGAGCAATCGCTTCGAGATGCCTCTCCCAACTTTAGGGAGATGTTAAAGGCTGATCCAAACGCCCCTGATGGTGTCAGAGCTCCCAAAGCAGGGGACATCATCAAGCTTCCCAACCTGGCCAAAACATTCCGTGCCCTCGCCGCAGAAGGCAAAAAGGGGTTCTATACCGGCCGTATTGCAGAAGAAATCGTCAAagtcaccacctccctcggtGGCCACCTCACCCTGGAAGACCTGGAGCACCATCTCACCACCGGCTCCGAGCCCGTCGAGcccatctccctcaagtTCACCGGCCAAGGCGCCGGCAAAGCAGAAAACGCCGGTATAGAAGTATGGGAACACCCCCCCAACGGCCAAGGCATCGTCGCCCTCATGGCCTTGGGAATTCTCCAACAACTCGAACTCTCGGGTAAGATCCCAACCTGGACAGAAAAAGACCACAACACCGCCCCGTACCTCCACGCCATCATTGAATCTCTCCGCATCGCCTTCTCCGACGCAAACTGGTTCCTTGCCGACCCCAACGTCAGCGACGTCCCTACCGCTGGTCTGTTGTCTCCAGAGTACCTCTCCGAAAGAGCCAAATTATTCTCGCCCACCAAGTCCACACCCGAGCTCATCCCCCATGGCTCTCCCGCCCTCCGATCCTCAGACACGGTTTACTTTGCCGTCTCCGACAGCGAAGGCAACGCAATCTCCTTTATCAACTCCAACTACGGCGGTTTCGGCACGGGCATCATCCCCGCCGGGTGTGGTTTCACCCTCCAAAACCGGGGCGCGAACTTTTCTCTCGATCCCAAGCATCCCAACGTTCTTGCTCCGAGGAAGAGGCCGTATCATACCATTATTCCCGGTTTGGTGACCAACATCAACGATGGGAGCTTGCACAGTGTTTTTGGAGTCATGGGCGGGTTCATGCAGCCGCAGGGACATGTCCAGACGCTGCTGGGGCAGATTGTTGGGGGACTGAACCCCCAGCAGGCGTTGGATGCGCCGAGGGTTTGTATCGGGGCGGGGATGCCCGAGAATGGAAAGGTGTATGATATGCGGGTgtatgttgaggaggggatgCCCGAGGAGACGATCAGgggcttggaggagctgggacATCAGGTTACCCTTGTCAGGGCTACGCCGGGGGACAAGTGGCAGTCTAGGTCGCTGTTTGGGCGTGGGCAGATTATTCGGTGGACGGTGGATAGTGTAGAGGAGAACAGGGGAGTTTGGTCGGCGGGTAGTGACAtgaggggtgatgggggtgctTATCCTGCTTAG
- the GRX5 gene encoding monothiol glutaredoxin grx5 (EggNog:ENOG503P2U5; COG:O): MFARTILSRQLLRPAFAAPAAARTSFLTSIQARFLSDQTRQAIDKAVSSAPVVLFMKGTPETPQCGFSRASIQVLGMQGVDPAKFAAFNVLEDNELRQGIKEYSDWPTIPQLYIDKEFVGGCDIIVSMHQSGELAKLLEEKKVLAVEAEAAEEEAKKE, translated from the exons ATGTTTGCTAGAACGATCCTCTCGAGG CAACTCCTCCGCCCGGCCTTTGccgccccagcagcagcccgcacctccttcctcacctcgATACAAGCCCGTTTCCTCTCGGACCAGACAAGACAAGCGATCGACAAGGCCGTCTCCTCGGCGCCCGTGGTCCTCTTCATGAAGGGCACCCCCGAGACGCCCCAGTGCGGCTTCTCGAGGGCGTCGATCCAGGTGCTGGGCATGCAGGGGGTGGACCCGGCCAAGTTTGCGGCGTTTAACGTTTTGGAGGACAATGAGCTGAGGCAGG GAATCAAGGAGTACAGCGACTGGCCCACCATTCCCCAGCTCTACATCGACAAGGAGTTCGTCGGCGGCTGCGACATAATCGTTTCCATGCACCAGAGCGGCGAGCTGGCGaagctgctggaggagaagaaggttttGGCTGTGGAAgctgaggctgctgaggaggaggccaagaaggagtGA
- a CDS encoding uncharacterized protein (EggNog:ENOG503NXXQ; COG:Q) — protein MVFDLVSSLMRMPYVPPSFFARFLLHQFLPIPIPDTDYTNKTVIVTGGNGGLGLEAVRHFARLGARVIIACRNADSGQQARNDIQRANYPGTVEVWPLDLCSFDSVKSFCVKANTVLDRLDVLLLNAGIMAKELQTPEEGGGYESTILTNVISTFLVAFMLMPLLKQTAEQQADKAVVTVVSSEAHFLTTFKERLEPNIFGCFRNGDFDPYENYSTSKLLDLLLARELANRLDASSPAGNSKVIVNSVNPGLCRSKLFNKVPLIVNLFIGFLSLIFARSSEQGSRTLLAAAAGGRETHGKYMDAAKVAQPSSFVMSDEGKRAQKRVWEELVNILDGVEKGVSKNI, from the exons ATGGTCTTTGACCTGGTATCGTCGCTTATGCGCATGCCATACGT ACCCCCATCCTTCTTCGCACGCTTCTTACTCCACCAATTtctccccattcccatccctgATACGGACTACACCAACAAGACCGTCATTGTCACCGGAGGCAATGGCGGCCTTGGTCTCGAGGCTGTCCGCCACTTCGCCCGGCTCGGAGCGAGAGTGATTATTGCCTGCCGCAACGCTGACAGCGGTCAGCAAGCCAGAAATGACATCCAGCGCGCCAATTACCCTGGCACAGTTGAGGTATGGCCGCTTGATCTCTGCTCTTTTGACAGCGTCAAGTCCTTCTGCGTCAAGGCCAACACGGTATTGGACAGACTGGATGTTCTCCTGCTCAATGCAGGCATCATGGCCAAGGAGCTACAGACGcctgaagaaggtggtggttatGAGAGTACAATCTTGACCAATGTCATCTCGACTTTTTTGGTGGCATTTATGTTGATGCCGTTGCTGAAGCAGACGGCCGAGCAGCAAGCGGACAAGGCTGTGGTGACAGTCGTTTCCAGTGAGGCTCACTTTTTG ACTACATTCAAGGAGCGCCTTGAGCCCAACATATTTGGATGCTTCCGAAATGGCGACTTTGATCCGTATGAGAACTACAGCACTAGTAAGCTCCTCGACCTTTTGCTGGCTCGAGAGCTCGCCAACAGACTGGACGCCTCTTCTCCAGCGGGGAACAGCAAGGTTATTGTCAACAGTGTCAACCCAGGGTTGTGCAGGTCTAAATTGTTTAATAAGGTCCCTCTCATTGTCAACCTCTTCATTGGATTCCTCTCGCTCATCTTTGCACGATCGTCAGAGCAAGGATCGAGAACAttgctggctgctgccgctggaGGACGAGAGACCCATGGCAAGTATATGGATGCCGCCAAGGTGGCTCAGCCCAGTTCTTTTGTGATGTCAGATGAGGGCAAGAGAGCCCAGAAACGGGTCTGGGAAGAGTTGGTCAACATTCTGGACGGTGTTGAGAAGGGGGTCAGTAAGAATATCTGA
- a CDS encoding uncharacterized protein (COG:I; EggNog:ENOG503NWQK) codes for MVGPPPLQGIKVLEFAGLAPGPFAGLLLSDSGASILRIDRPSSSPSPLPTPDLLTRRKKSIAVDLKSPLGIELVKSLAAKADILIDPFRPGVLEKLGLGPSVLCSLNPRLIYARMTGFRRDGKWAKMAGHDINYLAVSGSLSLLGRKNSPPTPPVNILGDFAGGGATLFQGILLALLSRATTGKGQVVEANMVDGASYLATFPRFALHTMTGSLPRGENLLDSGCPYYDCYETRDGGWMAVGALEPQFFGDLIRGLGLEGQGWEERRYDRGNWGEFRGLLERRFKERTREEWERVFDGTDACCTPVLEYGEMEREKEKKGGDQRPMVTLRETPLLGVVKGKDGDAVTHGQGEGVKGDGYRGEPLAPGEGGEELLEEWLGWKKGREFDVAGGGLVVKEKARL; via the exons ATGGTAGgcccgcctcctctccaaggCATCAAGGTGCTTGAATTCGCCGGCCTGGCTCCAG GTCCCTTTGCCGGCCTACTTCTCTCCGACTCAGGCGCCTCGATCCTCCGCATCGATaggccctcttcctcgccctctccattACCAACCCCTGACCTCCTAACCCGCCGCAAAAAGTCCATCGCCGTGGATCTCAAGTCCCCCCTCGGCATCGAACTCGTCAAGTCCCTAGCAGCAAAAGCTGACATCCTCATTGACCCGTTCCGCCCCGGTGTCCTGGAAAAGCTCGGCCTAGGCCCTTCCGTCTTATGCTCTCTAAATCCAAGATTAATCTACGCCCGCATGACGGGCTTCCGCCGCGATGGGAAATGGGCCAAAATGGCAGGCCATGACATCAACTACCTCGCTGTTTCAGGGTCGTTATCTTTGCTAGGAAGGAAGAACAGtccgccaacaccaccggTCAACATTCTGGGTGATTTTGCTGGCGGGGGAGCCACGCTGTTCCAGGGGATACTCCTCGCGTTGCTATCGAGGGCCACTACGGGGAAGGGACAGGTCGTGGAGGCGAATATGGTCGACGGGGCGTCGTATCTGGCTACTTTCCCGCGGTTCGCGCTGCACACCATGACTGGGTCGCTGCCGAGGGGGGAGAACTTGTTGGATAGTGGATGCCCTTACTATGATTGCTACGAGACAAGAGACggggggtggatggcggTTGGGGCGCTGGAGCCGCAGTTTTTCGGGGATTTGATcagggggttggggctggaggggcaagggtgggaggagaggaggtatGATAGGGGTAATTGGGGGGAGTTTAGGGGTTTGTTGGAGAGGAGATTCAAggagaggacgagggaggagtgggagagggtgtttgACGGGACGGATGCGTGTTGTACGCCGGTGTTGGAGTATggtgagatggagagggaaaaagagaagaaggggggcgATCAGAGACCGATGGTCACGTTGAGGGAGACGCCacttttgggggtggtgaaagGAAAGGATGGAGATGCTGTCACGCATGGacaaggggagggagtgaAAGGAGATGGGTACAGAGGGGAGCCTCTGGCGCctggggagggtggcgaggAACTCTTGGAAGAGTGGCTGGGTTggaagaagggaagggagTTTGATGTAGCGGGtggagggttggtggtgaaggaaaaggcaaggCTGTAA
- a CDS encoding uncharacterized protein (COG:O; EggNog:ENOG503P6XC): MSSYHLHITNKNYSSWSLRPWLLMKELSLPFEEHLHPLAPGSGYRQPQWKSFSPVCHVPCLHYHHPPSGSSDPIILWESLAIVEFLHEQFPNSRIYPDSLPARAWARSAVAEMHAGFGSIRQEMGMNVSIRVELSDEAFNEGLVKDLRRINEVWEEGLAKFGGPFLAGGEFGAVDAFFAPVVLRLGSYLGAGERFLGERAKGYMERINGLEGVREWVAAGVKEKERHEAHEVESLEGPGRKLVRDLREEEQSSGRA, from the coding sequence aTGTCCTCCTACCACctccacatcaccaacaaaaaCTACTCCTCCTGGTCCCTCCGCCCCTGGCTCCTGATGAAGgagctctccctccccttcgaGGAGCACCTCCACCCGCTAGCCCCCGGCTCCGGCTACCGCCAGCCCCAGTGGAAgtccttctcccccgtctGCCACGTCCCCTGCTTgcactaccaccaccccccttctgGCTCCTCTGATCCAATCATCCTGTGGGAAtccctcgccatcgtcgAGTTCCTCCACGAGCAGTTCCCCAACAGCAGAATCTACCCCGACTCCCTACCCGCACGCGCCTGGGCACGGTCAGCAGTGGCGGAGATGCATGCCGGGTTTGGGAGCATAAGgcaggagatggggatgaaTGTTTCCATTCGGGTGGAGCTGTCAGACGAAGCGTTTAacgaggggttggtgaaggacCTGAGGAGGATCAACGAGGTTTGGGAGGAAGGGCTAGCAAAGTTTGGGGGGCCTTTCCTTGCGGGAGGGGAGTTTGGGGCGGTGGATGCTTTTTTCGCGCCGGTGGTGTTGCGGCTTGGGAGTTACCTGGGGGCGGGGGAAAGGTTCctgggggagagggcgaaggGGTATATGGAGAGGATCAATGGGCTGGAGGGCgtgagggagtgggttgctgctggggtgaaggagaaggagaggcaTGAGGCGCATGAGGtggagagcttggaggggccggggaggaagctggtgagggatttgagggaggaggagcaaagTTCGGGGCGAGCCTGA
- the WRS1 gene encoding tryptophan--tRNA ligase (BUSCO:EOG092624KK; COG:J; EggNog:ENOG503NTXH), which produces MAETANAVALNESQVPEVPAEAAAQGSKQTVDPWNVQGEVGADGQIKAINYDKLIEEFGTKKIDEELLARFERVTGKKPHHFLRRGIVFSHRDFELILDRYERNEPFFLYTGRGPSSDSIHVGHCTPFMFTKWLQDTFDVPLVIMLTDDEKYLFSEKRTIEEVQGYCDSNIRDIISMGFDPNKTFIFSDYDYVGGAFYRQITRLAKHITLNQARAIFGFNDSSNIGKIHFGSIQGAAAFANSFPHIFGEDEKKTVGIPCLIPCAVDQDPYFRATRDVAARLTYQGVRFAKPSLIHSLFLPALQGPGTKMSASIDSSAIFMTDTPNQIKNKVNKYAFSGGKVSVEEHRAVGGDTDVDVAYQYLRFFLEDDEELEKIRVAYSKGELLTGELKALCIKELQTFVAAFQERRAKVDDAAVKQFTDIRPLTWMGNPKVPKADIVVPKLEGAEGAEGGDGKLTKNQLKKLEKQRQIEAKKAQKAKEKEGSAAA; this is translated from the exons ATGGCCGAAACCGCCAATGCCGTGGCTCTCAATGAGTCCCAAGTCCCCGAAGTCCCGGCCGAAGCCGCTGCCCAAGGGTCCAAGCAGACAGTTGACCCTTGGAACGTTCAAGGGGAGGTCGGCGCAGACGGCCAGATCAAGGCAATCAACTACGACAAGCTGATTGAGGAGTTTGGCACCAAGAAGATTGACGAGGAGCTCCTCGCCAGGTTCGAGCGCGTAACAGGGAAGAAGCCACACCATTTCCTTCGCAGAGGCATCGTCTTTTCGCATCGCGACTTCGAGCTTATTCTCGACCGATACGAGCGCAATGAGCCATTCTTTCTGTATACTGGACGTGGGCCCTCGAGCGACTCCATCCATGTTGGACACTGCACGCCCTTTATGTTTACAAAAT GGCTTCAGGATACCTTTGACGTTCCT CTTGTAATCATGTTGACGGACGACGAAAAGTACCTGTTCTCGGAGAAGCGCACAATTGAGGAAGTTCAAGGGTACTGCGACAGCAATATTCGGGACATTATCAGCATGGGCTTTGACCCAAACAAGACATTCATTTTCTCTGAT TACGACTACGTTGGCGGCGCATTCTATCGCCAAATCACGCGGTTAGCGAAGCACATCACGCTCAACCAAGCGCGTGCCATTTTCGGCTTCAACGACTCCTCCAATATTGGCAAGATTCACTTTGGAAGTATTCAGGGTGCTGCTGCCTTTGCCAACAGCTTCCCTCACATTTTCGGTGAGGACGAAAAGAAGACCGTCGGCATCCCATGCTTGAT TCCATGTGCCGTTGATCAGGACCCATATTTCAGAG CGACCCGTGATGTTGCCGCCAGACTTACCTACCAGGGGGTGCGGTTTGCGAAGCCGTCCCTGATCCATTCTTTGTTCTTGCCAGCCCTCCAGGGGCCAGGCACGAAGATG TCTGCCTCGATTGATTCCAGCGCCATCTTCATGACCGACACTCCCAACCAGATCAAGAACAAGGTTAACAAATACGCCTTCAGTGGTGGCAAGGTGTCCGTCGAGGAGCACCGCGCAGTGGGAGGTGACACAGACGTAGACGTTGCCTACCAGTACCTCCGCTTCTTCCTCGAGGATGACGAAGAACTTGAGAAGATCCGGGTCGCCTACTCTAAGGGCGAGCTCCTCACGGGTGAGCTCAAGGCGCTTTGCATCAAGGAGCTCCAGACTTTCGTCGCGGCGTTCCAGGAGAGGAGAGCCAAGGTCGACGATGCAGCTGTCAAGCAATTCACCGACATCAGACCTCTCACCTGGATGGGCAACCCCAAAGTACCCAAGGCCGATATTGTGGTACCGAAACTAGAAGGTGCTGAGGGTGCcgagggcggtgatgggAAACTCACAAAGAACCAATTGAAGAAGCTGGAAAAGCAGAGACAGAtagaggcgaagaaggcccagaaggccaaggagaaggagggttCTGCCGCTGCTTAG
- the MRF1 gene encoding Peptide chain release factor 1, mitochondrial (EggNog:ENOG503NX8M; COG:J) codes for MLAAPWVCRSCVRSLRRIGFSQQFLRRASTDSFKLPPALLDRARFLTAEHDQLTAQLADNFDEKIAKRAGEVHRIAEAFKKFEHAKASLRELEGLLKSDDAEMREMAQEDLAATNEQLAESSRNLSVALTPKHPFADMPCLIEVVPGPGGTEGRFFADSVFKMYQAYCANKGFRTKVVQYLAADSTGEKGGDGETALQEAVLEVMEEGAYAHFRGEAGMHRVQRVPATEKSGRTHTSAVAVWVLPSFAENATASDGDWDNPESDFYIDPAEVKSEKMRASGAGGQHVNKTESAIRLTHIPTGITVSMQDSRSQHTNRADAWRLLRSRIAQKRREAREEAARALRSSVLSSAQLTRGDKIRTYNYGQDRCTDHRAGLDVHNLPDVLRGGDTLGKVIDAVHGWLAEKDIQALLADEEAAAAAANATGKGKKGK; via the exons ATGTTGGCGGCACCATGGGTGTGTCGAAGCTGCGTGCGATCGCTCAGGCGAATCGGCTTTTCGCAGCAGTTTCTACGGAGGGCTAGCACAG ACTCCTTCAAGCTTCCTCCAGCTCTCCTCGACCGCGCAAGATTTCTTACCGCCGAACACGATCAATTGACGGCACAACTAGCTGACAACTTTGACGAGAAGATTGCAAAGCGTGCAGGCGAAGTCCACAGGATCGCAGAGGCCTTCAAGAAGTTCGAGCATGCCAAGGCTTCTCTccgggagctggaggggctCTTGAAGTCAGACGATGCTGAAATGCGGGAGATGGCGCAAGAGGACCTCGCGGCTACCAATGAGCAGCTGGCTGAGTCGAGTCGGAATCTGTCCGTGGCTTTGACTCCCAAGCATCCCTTCGCCGACATGCCGTGCCTCATTGAAGTCGTCCCTGGGCCAGGAGGAACCGAAGGTCGGTTCTTTGCCGACTCGGTATTCAAGATGTACCAAGCATATTGCGCCAATAAAGGCTTCCGCACAAAGGTTGTACAGTACTTGGCCGCCGACAGTACCGGCGAaaagggaggtgatggggagaCAGCCCTTCAGGAAGCTGTACTtgaggtgatggaggagggagcgTATGCCCACTTCCGTGGTGAAGCGGGCATGCATCGGGTTCAGCGTGTCCCGGCAACAGAGAAGAGTGGAAGGACTCATACGAGTGCTGTAGCCGTCTGGGTGCTGCCGTCTTTCGCTGAGAACGCCACAGCCTCTGATGGTGACTGGGACAACCCGGAGAGTGACTTCTACATCGACCCGGCCGAGGTGAAATCTGAAAAGATGCGAGCCAGCGGAGCAGGAGGACAGCACGTCAACAAAACCGAGTCTGCTATTCGGTTGACGCACATTCCCACGGGCATCACCGTCAGCATGCAGGATTCTCGTTCACAACACACCAATCGAGCCGATGCCTGGAGGTTACTTCGATCAAGAATTGCACAGAAAAGGCGTGAGGCCAGAGAAGAGGCCGCTAGGGCACTAAGAAGCAGCGTGTTGTCATCAGCGCAGCTTACACGGGGCGATAAAATCAGAACCTACAACTATGGCCAGGACAGATGTACCGACCATAGGGCCGGGCTTGACGTCCACAATCTACCAGATGTGCTCAGGGGTGGTGACACCCTGGGTAAGGTGATTGATGCTGTCCATGGCTGGCTCGCCGAGAAGGATATCCAGGCCTTGCTGGCAGATGAGGaagccgctgctgctgctgcgaacGCCACTGGTaaagggaagaaagggaaaTAA
- a CDS encoding uncharacterized protein (COG:O; MEROPS:MER0001944; EggNog:ENOG503NV40), which yields MRLIPVLGFFLTAVEGLRTGRGSPLLRLGISKHINKVGKSTAAVFPDPQDKPFPKHNFLNADSTKFAANDTAIPDVDFDVGESLAAPVSRSSTRTRSLPLATRDSKTRAESLELAHPNQHRPVSTGFSTDVPTITNENELAAQFLGWWKNFVDTFGMQGYKVYISGESYAGMYCPYIANAMLNINDTAYHQLSSMYLGDAVIGDNTQLY from the exons ATGCGCCTCATCCCTGTGTTGGGCTTCTTCCTTACGGCAGTCGAAGGGCTCCGCACAGGAAGGGGTAGTCCTCTCCTGCGTCTGGGCATCTCGAAACACATCAACAAGGTCGGCAAATcgactgctgctgtgttTCCTGACCCTCAAGACAAGCCGTTTCCCAAGCACAATTTTCTGAACGCCGACAGCACGA AATTTGCCGCCAATGACACCGCCATTCCCGATGTCGACTTTGATGTTGGCGAGTC CCTGGCTGCTCCTGTTTCGAGGTCTTCTACAAGAACACGGTCCCTTCCTTTGGCCACCAGGGACTCTAAAACCCGTGCGGAATCCTTGGAGCTGGCACACCCTAACCAACATCGT CCGGTTAGCACAGGGTTTTCAACGGATGTTccaaccatcaccaatgAGAATGAGCTCGCTGCTCAGTTTCTAGGATGGTGGAAGAATTTCGTCGACACCTTCGGCATGCAGGGCTACAAGGTGTACATTTCTGGAGAGTCCTATGC CGGAATGTACTGCCCTTACATTGCTAACGCTATGCTCAACATAAACGACACCGCCTACCACCAACTATCCAGCATGTACCTGGGGGACGCTGTCATCGGCGACAATACCCAACTCTACTAA
- a CDS encoding uncharacterized protein (COG:U; EggNog:ENOG503P1UB): protein MVLTHTTNHTYAHPFPAVSLAFFLRYCSPQLNPFASHVLSTDTIDSHIDPATGRLHTTRIHLKKSRMPPAVMKLLPTTLTGGTASQASYILETSVVDMREGWMSTESRNLNFVGVLSVVERQMYSIPKTRTLDNTEVETKVVFRSRLGEKLRDKLSHQNLSTTAQEGGFFARLGARGIQRSIETLASTKTQDQLGKSREGMKMILERLRQTGIIGVLELRRAARERSMAAA, encoded by the coding sequence ATGGTCctcacccacaccaccaaccacacctACGCCCATCCCTTCCCCGCCGTCTCGCTCGCTTTCTTCCTCCGCTACTGCTCCCCCCAGCTCAACCCCTTTGCCTCTCATGTCCTCAGCACCGACACCATCGACTCCCACATCGACCCTGCCACCGGCCGCCTCCACACAACCCGCATCCACCTCAAGAAGTCCCGCATGCCCCCCGCCGTCATGAAGCTCCTCCCTACCACCCTCACAGGCGGGACCGCCTCCCAGGCCTCGTACATCCTCGAGACTTCTGTGGTGGATATGCGCGAAGGCTGGATGTCCACCGAGTCTCGCAACCTCAACTTCGTCGGCGTGCTGTCGGTAGTCGAAAGACAAATGTACAGCATTCCCAAGACGAGAACTCTGGATAACACCGAAGTGGAAACCAAGGTTGTGTTCAGATCCAGGCTGGGAGAGAAGCTCCGGGACAAGTTGTCGCATCAGAACCTGTCTACCACTGCCCAGGAGGGCGGGTTCTTCGCCAGGCTGGGAGCGAGGGGTATCCAGAGGAGCATTGAAACGTTGGCTTCGACAAAGACGCAGGATCAATTGGGGAAGAGCCGAGAGGGCATGAAGATGATtctggagaggttgaggcaGACAGGGATCATTGGTGTGCTAGAGTTGAGGCGGGCCGCGAGAGAGCGGAGTATGGCTGCTGCTTGA